The following are from one region of the Arcobacter defluvii genome:
- the rfbA gene encoding glucose-1-phosphate thymidylyltransferase RfbA yields MKGIILAGGSGTRLYPITKGVSKQLVPIYDKPMIYYPLSVLMLAGIKEVLIITTPQDQPSFINLLGDGKDLGMRFEYVVQPSPDGLAQAFILGEEFLNGDDACLVLGDNIFYGHGLTNLLAQSIKNIKDENKATVFGYYVSDPERYGVAEFNDSGDVISIEEKPKEPKSNYAVVGLYFYPNDVVKKAKEVKPSDRGELEITTLNQDYLNENRLKVELMGRGYAWLDTGTHESLLEASSFIQTIENRQSLKVACLEEIAYEMGYITKEKLLELVEPLKKNQYGQYLISRANHPRRMK; encoded by the coding sequence ATGAAAGGGATAATACTAGCCGGAGGAAGTGGGACAAGATTGTACCCGATAACAAAGGGTGTCTCAAAACAATTAGTTCCAATCTATGATAAACCAATGATATATTATCCACTTTCAGTTTTGATGTTAGCAGGAATAAAAGAAGTATTAATAATAACAACTCCTCAAGACCAACCAAGCTTTATTAATCTTTTAGGTGATGGAAAAGATTTAGGAATGAGATTTGAATATGTAGTTCAACCAAGCCCAGATGGATTAGCACAAGCATTTATCTTAGGTGAAGAATTTTTAAATGGCGATGATGCATGCTTAGTATTAGGTGATAATATCTTCTATGGTCATGGATTAACAAACCTTCTAGCTCAAAGTATAAAAAATATTAAAGATGAAAATAAAGCAACAGTGTTTGGATATTATGTAAGTGATCCAGAACGATATGGGGTTGCAGAATTTAATGATAGTGGAGATGTAATCTCTATTGAAGAAAAACCAAAAGAGCCAAAATCAAACTACGCAGTTGTAGGATTGTATTTTTATCCAAATGATGTAGTAAAAAAAGCAAAAGAAGTAAAACCAAGTGATCGTGGTGAATTAGAAATCACAACACTAAACCAAGATTACCTAAATGAAAATAGATTAAAAGTAGAATTGATGGGAAGAGGGTACGCTTGGCTTGATACAGGAACTCATGAATCTTTACTAGAAGCTTCAAGTTTTATTCAAACAATAGAAAATAGACAATCTTTAAAAGTTGCATGTTTAGAAGAAATAGCATATGAAATGGGATATATAACTAAAGAGAAACTTTTAGAATTAGTAGAACCCCTAAAAAAGAATCAATATGGACAATATCTAATATCAAGAGCAAATCATCCAAGAAGGATGAAATAA
- a CDS encoding SDR family NAD(P)-dependent oxidoreductase — MNNVLIVITGTTQGLGKELERVFINNNILTLNRKSKEHTNNLILDLSEKNINLDEFNNIIDKYEKIFFISNASIVKPIKNIKDITNNDLDISIHTNFINQAKIIMKIVQSNKKYSILNITSGAAFTSNAELSLYSSSKAAMHRFIEILKKEEINNPNALYIDNFDPGRMQTEMQKDLMSQKKLNINIENLKTVEEVAKDIYQILGKYINE, encoded by the coding sequence ATGAATAATGTATTAATTGTGATTACAGGGACAACGCAAGGTTTAGGAAAAGAATTAGAAAGAGTATTTATTAATAACAATATTTTGACACTAAATAGGAAATCAAAAGAACATACTAATAATTTAATATTAGATTTATCGGAAAAGAATATTAATTTAGATGAGTTTAATAATATTATTGATAAATATGAAAAAATATTTTTTATTTCAAATGCATCTATTGTAAAACCAATAAAAAATATTAAAGATATAACAAATAATGATTTAGATATTTCTATTCATACAAATTTTATAAATCAAGCAAAAATTATTATGAAAATAGTTCAAAGTAATAAAAAATATTCTATATTAAATATTACATCAGGAGCAGCTTTTACTTCAAATGCTGAACTCTCTTTATACAGCTCTTCAAAAGCTGCTATGCATAGATTTATTGAGATATTAAAAAAAGAAGAAATAAATAATCCTAATGCATTATATATAGATAACTTTGATCCAGGTAGAATGCAAACAGAGATGCAAAAAGATTTGATGAGTCAGAAAAAACTAAATATAAACATAGAAAATTTAAAAACAGTTGAAGAAGTGGCAAAAGATATATATCAAATATTAGGGAAATATATAAATGAATGA
- the rfbB gene encoding dTDP-glucose 4,6-dehydratase has protein sequence MFNNNNKTILVTGCAGFIGSNFVPYFLEKYPNYNLVNLDLLTYAGDLENLKECEANPRYKFIKGDICNRELVEFIFNEYDIKGVIHFAAESHVDNSIKNPGVFVQTNVNGTFTLIDVAYKYWMEKPFTYKSEYQDCRFHHISTDEVYGTLTLDPNDLFTEKTPYAPNSPYSASKASSDMIIRAYNETYGLNTVITNCSNNYGPKQHDEKLIPTIIRNALKQNPIPIYGDGKNIRDWLYVLDHCKGIDLVYHTGKNGETYNIGGRNERTNLQIVDTITTILDKEVPQSNFSYKSLITFVEDRAGHDRRYAIDASKLENELGWKADENFDSGIVKTIEWYLNKYGINK, from the coding sequence ATGTTCAATAATAACAATAAAACAATACTTGTAACTGGATGTGCTGGATTTATAGGTTCAAACTTTGTGCCATATTTTTTAGAAAAATACCCAAACTATAACTTAGTAAATCTAGATCTTTTAACATATGCTGGAGATTTGGAAAATCTAAAAGAGTGTGAAGCAAATCCTAGATATAAATTTATAAAAGGTGATATCTGTAATAGAGAATTAGTTGAATTTATATTTAATGAATATGATATAAAAGGTGTTATTCACTTTGCAGCAGAATCTCATGTAGATAACTCTATTAAAAATCCAGGTGTATTTGTTCAAACAAATGTAAATGGAACATTTACTCTGATTGATGTAGCTTATAAATATTGGATGGAGAAACCATTTACTTATAAATCAGAATATCAAGACTGTAGATTTCATCATATCTCAACAGATGAAGTATATGGAACACTTACTCTTGATCCAAATGATCTGTTCACTGAAAAAACTCCTTATGCTCCAAACTCTCCATACTCTGCAAGTAAAGCTTCAAGTGATATGATAATAAGAGCATATAATGAAACCTATGGATTAAATACAGTTATTACAAACTGCTCAAATAACTATGGTCCAAAACAACATGATGAAAAATTAATCCCTACGATTATAAGAAATGCTTTGAAACAAAATCCAATTCCAATTTATGGGGATGGGAAAAATATAAGAGATTGGTTGTATGTACTTGATCACTGTAAAGGTATAGATCTGGTTTATCATACTGGAAAAAATGGTGAAACTTATAATATAGGTGGAAGAAATGAAAGAACAAATCTTCAAATAGTTGATACAATAACAACTATTTTAGATAAAGAAGTTCCACAATCAAACTTCTCATATAAAAGTTTAATAACTTTCGTTGAAGATAGAGCAGGACATGATAGAAGATATGCAATAGATGCGAGTAAACTAGAAAATGAACTTGGATGGAAAGCAGATGAGAATTTTGATAGTGGGATTGTTAAGACTATTGAGTGGTATTTGAATAAATATGGAATAAACAAATGA
- a CDS encoding ATP-grasp domain-containing protein → MNDKIRVLVDGVGGDVGQGILKSLLDTKLDIELYASCISDKSSWLYKIKNSYIFPLVSDDNFIDFLVDFINKYKIDVYFPTVDSTLLKISKYKEFIESKTNVKIFIDNLEKIEICDDKYLTNKFLVKNSFYAPKTVSMDDLNLNEFLSKNNYPLILKTKSGNGAKNVIKVNNYKELKPFIGNSSWLLQEFLNIENEITSGIYIGEDKEIKGIYILKRTLKSGSTHHAERIIDEILEKQLIDIAKKMDMKYLNIQAIYENNKVLPFEFNGRLSGTTGAMRQIFNVPEMFIKECILKEYITPSDNNEKIFFTRYNEEIIYTQKDIDNLKTRSDS, encoded by the coding sequence ATGAATGATAAGATTAGAGTTTTAGTTGATGGTGTAGGCGGAGATGTTGGGCAAGGTATTTTAAAATCTCTTTTAGATACTAAATTAGATATTGAATTATATGCTTCGTGTATTAGTGATAAGAGTAGTTGGTTATATAAAATTAAAAATAGTTATATATTTCCATTAGTAAGCGATGATAATTTTATAGATTTTTTGGTTGATTTTATTAATAAATACAAAATAGATGTATATTTTCCTACTGTTGATTCAACTTTATTAAAAATATCTAAATATAAAGAATTTATTGAGAGTAAAACAAATGTAAAAATATTTATAGATAATTTAGAAAAAATAGAAATTTGCGACGATAAATATCTTACAAATAAATTTTTAGTTAAAAATAGTTTTTATGCTCCTAAAACAGTTAGTATGGATGATTTAAATTTAAATGAATTTTTATCAAAAAATAATTATCCATTAATCTTAAAAACAAAAAGTGGGAATGGTGCTAAAAATGTTATAAAGGTAAATAATTATAAAGAATTGAAGCCTTTTATAGGCAATTCATCTTGGCTTTTACAAGAATTCTTAAATATTGAAAATGAAATTACAAGTGGAATATATATAGGAGAAGATAAAGAAATAAAGGGAATTTATATTTTAAAAAGAACTTTAAAATCAGGTTCTACCCATCATGCTGAAAGAATTATAGATGAAATTTTAGAAAAACAGCTTATAGATATTGCAAAAAAGATGGATATGAAATATTTAAATATTCAAGCTATATATGAAAACAATAAAGTTTTACCTTTTGAATTTAATGGAAGATTATCAGGAACAACAGGGGCTATGAGACAGATTTTTAATGTTCCAGAGATGTTTATTAAAGAATGTATATTAAAAGAGTATATAACTCCAAGTGATAATAATGAAAAAATATTTTTTACAAGATACAATGAAGAGATTATTTATACTCAAAAAGATATAGACAATCTAAAAACAAGGAGCGATTCTTGA
- the rfbC gene encoding dTDP-4-dehydrorhamnose 3,5-epimerase — protein MQFIRTAIPDVIIIEPTVHGDSRGYFVETFRQDKLEEFLGYKINFCQDNESKSSKGVLRGLHYQLPPHAQTKLVRVIHGRVLDVAVDIRKNSPTFGKYVAVDLSGENKKQLLIPRGFAHGFVVLEDDTIFAYKVDNYYSPQCDRGIAFDDKNLNIDWILNHNELNLSAKDTKQPKLNETNDLFEFGVDYYA, from the coding sequence ATGCAATTTATTAGAACAGCTATTCCTGATGTAATAATTATCGAACCAACCGTTCATGGTGATAGTAGAGGATACTTTGTTGAAACTTTTAGGCAAGATAAACTTGAAGAATTTTTAGGATATAAAATAAACTTTTGCCAAGATAATGAAAGTAAATCTTCAAAAGGAGTTCTAAGAGGACTTCATTATCAACTTCCACCTCATGCTCAAACGAAACTTGTAAGAGTAATTCACGGACGAGTTCTAGATGTAGCAGTTGATATTAGAAAAAACTCACCAACATTTGGAAAATATGTAGCAGTAGATTTAAGTGGTGAAAATAAAAAACAACTACTAATTCCTAGAGGTTTTGCTCATGGATTTGTAGTGCTTGAAGATGATACAATATTTGCTTATAAAGTAGATAATTACTACAGCCCACAATGTGACAGAGGAATAGCTTTTGATGATAAAAATCTAAATATAGATTGGATTTTAAATCATAATGAATTAAATCTATCTGCTAAAGATACAAAACAACCAAAACTAAATGAAACAAATGACTTATTTGAATTTGGAGTAGATTATTATGCTTAA
- a CDS encoding KilA-N domain-containing protein: protein MNNKLIVQETLISIGQHEKEDFISLTDIARAKNSDEPKDVVKNWLRNKNTIEFLGLWEQINNPDFKGVEFDGFKNSAGLNSFTMSPVKWIETTNAIGIISKSGRYGGTFAHKDIAFEFASWISAEFKLFLIKEFQRLKNEEIENKSLEWNLSRSLSKINYKIHTDAIKEHLVPNILSRPKDGFVYATEADVLNIALFGQTAKEWRENNPKQDGNIRDYASVEQLIVLSNMESVNAELIKQGMQQADRLLVLNSMAISQMKSLINNPTIKKLGK, encoded by the coding sequence ATGAATAACAAACTCATTGTTCAAGAAACTTTAATCTCTATTGGTCAACACGAAAAAGAGGATTTTATATCTCTTACAGATATTGCAAGAGCAAAAAATTCTGATGAACCAAAAGATGTGGTAAAAAATTGGTTAAGAAATAAAAATACAATAGAGTTTTTAGGACTTTGGGAGCAAATAAATAATCCAGATTTTAAAGGGGTCGAATTCGACGGGTTTAAAAATTCTGCAGGTCTTAATAGTTTTACAATGTCACCTGTTAAATGGATTGAAACAACAAATGCAATAGGAATTATTAGTAAATCAGGAAGATATGGTGGAACTTTTGCTCATAAAGATATAGCGTTTGAGTTTGCTAGTTGGATTAGTGCTGAATTTAAACTATTTTTAATTAAAGAGTTTCAAAGACTCAAAAATGAAGAGATAGAAAATAAATCATTAGAATGGAACTTGAGCAGAAGCCTTTCTAAAATAAATTATAAAATCCACACAGATGCTATAAAAGAGCATCTTGTACCAAATATACTTTCAAGACCAAAAGATGGATTTGTATATGCAACTGAAGCTGATGTATTAAATATTGCACTATTTGGACAAACAGCAAAAGAGTGGCGAGAAAATAATCCAAAGCAAGATGGAAATATAAGAGATTATGCAAGTGTAGAACAGCTTATCGTGCTTTCAAATATGGAAAGTGTAAATGCAGAACTTATAAAGCAAGGTATGCAACAAGCTGATAGATTGCTAGTGCTAAATAGTATGGCAATATCTCAGATGAAATCTTTAATAAATAATCCAACTATAAAAAAATTAGGAAAATAA
- a CDS encoding Wzz/FepE/Etk N-terminal domain-containing protein, whose product MDNKADILEDEIDLKELFKTIWNKRVFILIVTSVITLLTIVYVNIKTPIYEVKALIEIGTYKTETNQNISIDDADILAKKLSTIFIDLRKNINDKEFEITKTIPLKGMKNFIEISSEAKSNTDAINGLNEVIEYIKKDHLLILNDIKEKNEAELKNLELTIKNIKEDKIVNIDKKIELYTQNILNLEEQMKYVTEVLQNITKLDPSISALKLMEKRDISNAIIENKSTLFDLTEQKENLLNVQINKLLERKKLFEALLLPYNLKNSEIVGKILVDDKPIKPKKLLIIVVAFVTGFILAIFAVFFMQFINNMRKEEK is encoded by the coding sequence TTGGATAATAAAGCAGATATTTTGGAAGATGAAATAGATTTGAAAGAGTTGTTTAAAACAATTTGGAATAAAAGAGTGTTTATTTTGATCGTTACATCAGTTATTACATTGTTAACAATAGTTTATGTAAATATTAAAACGCCAATATATGAAGTTAAAGCTTTAATTGAAATAGGTACTTATAAGACTGAAACAAATCAAAATATATCAATAGATGATGCGGATATTCTTGCAAAAAAACTGTCTACAATATTTATAGATTTAAGAAAAAATATAAATGATAAAGAGTTTGAAATTACAAAAACAATTCCTTTAAAAGGAATGAAAAATTTTATTGAAATTTCAAGTGAAGCAAAATCAAATACAGATGCAATCAATGGATTAAACGAAGTTATTGAGTATATAAAAAAAGATCATTTATTAATTTTAAATGATATTAAAGAAAAAAATGAAGCAGAATTGAAAAATTTAGAATTAACTATCAAAAATATAAAAGAAGATAAAATTGTTAATATAGATAAAAAGATAGAGTTATATACTCAAAATATATTAAATCTTGAAGAACAAATGAAATATGTAACTGAAGTATTACAAAATATAACAAAATTAGATCCTTCTATATCTGCTCTTAAACTTATGGAAAAAAGAGACATATCAAATGCAATAATAGAAAATAAATCAACTTTATTTGATTTAACTGAGCAAAAAGAAAATTTATTGAATGTACAAATAAATAAATTATTAGAAAGAAAAAAATTATTTGAAGCTTTATTGTTGCCTTATAATTTAAAAAATAGTGAAATTGTTGGAAAGATTTTAGTAGATGACAAACCAATAAAACCTAAAAAATTGTTGATTATAGTTGTTGCCTTTGTAACAGGATTTATACTTGCTATATTTGCTGTATTTTTTATGCAGTTTATCAATAATATGAGAAAAGAAGAAAAATAA
- the galE gene encoding UDP-glucose 4-epimerase GalE: MKILITGGAGYIGSHTLVELNKVGYDFIVYDNLSNSSKESLKRVKKITGKKVDFVKGDIRDKNSLEKVFKKYKIDSVIHFAGLKAVGESVEKPLKYYDNNVNGILVLLKVMEKYNCKKIVFSSSATVYGNPSSNPIDETFPVGATTNPYGTSKYICERILEDVYTSNNTFKIAILRYFNPVGAHESGMIGEDPNGIPNNLMPYISQVAVGKREYLNVFGIDYDTFDGTGVRDYIHVVDLANAHVKAIDYLNSLNNNTKPLIVNIGTGIGYSVLDMIKAFEKVSNKSIPYEIVSRRAGDIATCFANPTKAKEILGWEAKKSIEDMCADSWRWQSNNPDGYIKTKGEK, translated from the coding sequence ATGAAAATTTTAATAACTGGTGGAGCTGGATATATAGGTTCACATACTTTAGTCGAGTTAAATAAAGTAGGTTATGATTTCATAGTTTATGATAACTTATCAAACTCTTCAAAAGAGAGTTTAAAAAGAGTAAAAAAGATAACTGGTAAAAAAGTAGATTTTGTAAAAGGTGATATAAGAGATAAAAATAGTTTAGAAAAAGTATTTAAAAAATATAAAATTGATTCGGTTATCCATTTTGCTGGACTTAAAGCAGTAGGTGAAAGTGTAGAAAAACCACTAAAATATTATGATAATAATGTAAATGGAATCTTAGTTTTATTAAAAGTGATGGAAAAGTATAATTGCAAAAAAATAGTATTTTCTAGTTCTGCAACTGTATATGGAAATCCTAGTTCAAATCCAATAGATGAGACTTTTCCTGTTGGAGCTACAACAAACCCTTATGGTACAAGTAAATATATTTGTGAGAGGATTTTAGAAGATGTTTATACTTCAAATAACACTTTTAAAATAGCAATTTTAAGATACTTTAACCCTGTTGGAGCACATGAAAGTGGTATGATAGGAGAAGACCCAAATGGGATACCAAATAACCTTATGCCATATATTTCTCAAGTAGCAGTTGGAAAAAGAGAGTATTTGAATGTATTTGGAATTGATTATGATACTTTTGATGGTACAGGAGTGAGAGATTATATCCATGTTGTTGATTTAGCAAATGCTCATGTAAAAGCCATTGATTATTTAAATTCATTGAATAATAATACTAAACCTCTAATTGTAAATATAGGAACAGGTATAGGATATAGTGTACTTGATATGATAAAAGCTTTTGAAAAAGTATCAAATAAAAGCATACCATATGAAATAGTTTCAAGAAGAGCTGGAGATATAGCAACATGTTTTGCAAATCCAACAAAAGCAAAAGAAATTTTAGGCTGGGAAGCAAAAAAAAGTATAGAAGATATGTGTGCTGATAGTTGGAGATGGCAGAGTAATAATCCAGATGGATATATTAAAACCAAAGGAGAAAAATAA
- the rfbD gene encoding dTDP-4-dehydrorhamnose reductase: MLNSSSLTTTYNILVIGSMGQLGSEIKELSSNYNYNFFFTTRDDIDITDKENIKSFCEKNSINVIINCAAYTAVDKAESDEINADLVNRKAVKKLSIVAKELNIKLIHISTDYVFDGKNFKPYVEEFQTNPQSVYGKTKLDGENEIRDINPLNSIIIRTSWVYSYYGNNFVKTMLRLGKEKEELGVIFDQVGTPTYAKDLAKTILDIIPQIENSKVEIYNYSNEGVLSWYDFAKEIMKMAKLNCKIKAIETYQYPTPAKRPHFSLLNKSKIKQKFNIEIPYWKDGLDDCLKRLGERR; encoded by the coding sequence ATGCTTAATTCAAGCTCTTTAACTACTACTTACAATATACTTGTAATAGGTTCAATGGGTCAGCTTGGAAGTGAAATAAAAGAGCTTTCTTCAAACTATAATTATAATTTCTTTTTTACTACAAGAGATGATATTGATATTACAGATAAAGAAAATATTAAATCTTTTTGTGAAAAAAACTCTATTAATGTAATTATTAACTGTGCAGCATACACAGCAGTTGATAAAGCTGAAAGTGATGAAATAAATGCAGATTTAGTAAATAGAAAAGCTGTTAAAAAATTATCAATCGTTGCCAAAGAGTTAAATATTAAATTAATTCATATCTCTACAGATTATGTGTTTGATGGAAAAAACTTTAAACCATATGTTGAAGAGTTTCAAACAAATCCACAATCAGTTTATGGTAAAACAAAACTTGATGGTGAAAATGAAATCAGAGATATAAATCCATTAAACTCTATTATTATTAGAACTTCATGGGTTTATTCATATTACGGTAATAACTTTGTAAAAACAATGCTTCGATTAGGAAAAGAAAAAGAAGAATTAGGTGTAATATTTGATCAAGTTGGAACACCAACTTATGCAAAAGATTTAGCTAAAACTATTCTTGATATCATTCCACAAATAGAAAATTCTAAAGTAGAAATATACAACTACTCAAATGAAGGAGTTCTATCTTGGTATGATTTTGCAAAAGAGATTATGAAAATGGCAAAACTAAATTGTAAAATAAAAGCAATAGAGACATACCAATACCCAACACCAGCTAAACGACCACATTTCTCACTTTTAAATAAAAGTAAAATAAAACAGAAGTTTAATATAGAAATACCATACTGGAAAGATGGATTAGACGATTGCTTAAAGAGATTAGGTGAGAGAAGATGA
- a CDS encoding Wzz/FepE/Etk N-terminal domain-containing protein, with product MQEKEYIVEDEIDLKELFKVLWNKRVFILIITAIITLLAIIYVNIKTPIYEVKSVVRIGYIGGALVENSNVLEKKLRLIFNVDIPQQITKDEAIVSNIAAVKKVENFLEIATLGYSNDQALAKNKEILDFLQNEYKYKIDEYILNTNLNIKNLEEQIKYIENVTKVEKEEQINFLNSIELTTIENKLNFNKEKLSQYQENINQITKRRSSDNTQNMLSAMEILNYQNLILNLQNQIENLNKEKQNILNEKIPNLKRDLEFDIKNRIEKIKDNISLEKLKLTNNIAKNSEVVGDVLVDDKPIKPKKLLIIVVAFVTGFILAIFAVFFMQFINNIKND from the coding sequence TTGCAAGAAAAAGAATATATAGTTGAAGATGAAATAGATTTGAAAGAGTTATTTAAAGTACTTTGGAACAAAAGAGTATTTATTTTAATTATTACAGCAATTATTACACTATTAGCAATAATTTATGTAAATATAAAAACACCAATTTATGAGGTAAAATCAGTAGTACGAATAGGTTATATTGGTGGAGCTTTAGTTGAAAATAGTAATGTTTTAGAAAAAAAATTAAGGCTTATTTTTAATGTTGATATTCCTCAACAAATAACAAAAGATGAAGCTATAGTATCAAATATCGCAGCAGTTAAAAAAGTAGAAAATTTTTTGGAAATCGCTACTTTAGGATATTCAAATGATCAAGCCTTAGCAAAAAATAAAGAAATTTTAGATTTCTTACAAAATGAATATAAATATAAGATAGATGAATATATCTTAAATACAAATTTAAATATAAAAAATCTTGAAGAACAGATAAAATATATAGAAAATGTAACAAAAGTTGAAAAAGAAGAACAGATAAATTTTTTAAATAGTATTGAATTAACAACAATAGAAAATAAACTAAATTTCAATAAAGAAAAATTATCACAATATCAAGAAAATATAAATCAAATAACAAAAAGAAGAAGTTCTGATAATACACAAAATATGTTATCAGCGATGGAAATATTGAATTATCAAAATTTGATATTAAATCTTCAAAATCAAATCGAGAATTTAAATAAAGAAAAACAAAATATTTTAAATGAAAAAATACCAAATCTAAAAAGAGATTTGGAATTTGATATAAAAAATAGAATAGAAAAAATAAAAGACAATATCTCACTAGAAAAACTAAAACTTACAAACAATATAGCAAAAAATAGTGAAGTTGTTGGAGATGTTTTAGTAGATGATAAACCAATAAAACCTAAAAAATTATTGATTATAGTTGTTGCCTTTGTAACAGGATTTATACTTGCTATATTTGCTGTATTTTTTATGCAATTTATAAATAATATTAAAAATGATTAA
- a CDS encoding acetyltransferase has product MKLVIYGNSDFAELMYYYFTNDSKYEVVGFCVDKDFIKSDKFLDRPLVPFEEIEKIFPPNEYKMFVAVGYKNMRLRAKLYKKTVDKKYEHINYISSKSIIDESNIIGKNNAILHGVVLEPFAKIGDNNIINTNVTICHHAKIMNDCFIAAKSLVGGFTTIKNNCFIGFSSTILQKLIIEDETLVAAGSIVNKNSSKFDFLAGIPAKVVSNHKENGIEIKG; this is encoded by the coding sequence ATGAAATTAGTTATTTATGGAAATAGTGATTTTGCAGAATTGATGTATTATTATTTCACAAATGATAGTAAATATGAAGTGGTTGGATTTTGTGTTGATAAGGATTTTATAAAGAGCGATAAATTTTTGGATAGACCACTTGTGCCATTTGAGGAAATTGAAAAAATATTCCCCCCAAATGAGTATAAAATGTTTGTAGCAGTTGGATATAAAAATATGAGATTACGAGCAAAACTATATAAAAAAACTGTTGATAAAAAATATGAACATATAAACTACATAAGTAGCAAATCAATAATTGATGAATCAAATATAATAGGTAAAAATAACGCAATACTACATGGAGTAGTTTTAGAGCCTTTTGCAAAAATAGGTGATAATAATATTATAAATACAAATGTAACTATTTGTCATCATGCAAAGATTATGAATGATTGTTTTATTGCTGCTAAATCTTTAGTAGGTGGCTTTACAACTATTAAAAATAACTGTTTTATAGGTTTTTCTTCTACAATATTACAAAAATTAATAATTGAAGATGAAACCTTGGTGGCAGCAGGTTCTATTGTGAATAAAAATTCATCTAAATTTGATTTTTTAGCAGGAATACCTGCTAAAGTTGTATCAAACCATAAAGAAAATGGGATAGAGATAAAAGGATAA
- a CDS encoding HAD family hydrolase: MKNKLVIFDFADTIAKLSPSKEELFHRFILNELNLDIPLKHIEEVYHYATNLLFYSSVNIQKIDSKKEFYKKFNNDILSLLGIAHLIDSEKLFNYFNENGQHWVLKNGVKELFISLKEKGFIISLVSNFDERLNQVLKNLEIYDLLDSKFISQEIGLEKPDIEFFKLPLKKHNIDAKDTFFIGDSYFLDFIPSQSLGIFPILLDENDRFPLIQKINKISNIIECKDIIFERISK; the protein is encoded by the coding sequence TTGAAAAATAAATTAGTAATATTCGATTTTGCTGATACTATTGCAAAATTATCACCATCAAAAGAAGAACTTTTTCATAGATTTATATTAAATGAATTGAATTTAGATATTCCATTAAAACATATTGAAGAAGTTTATCATTATGCTACAAATTTACTTTTTTATAGTTCAGTAAATATACAAAAAATAGATTCAAAAAAAGAATTTTATAAAAAGTTTAATAATGATATTTTATCTTTATTAGGTATTGCTCATTTAATTGATTCAGAAAAATTGTTTAATTATTTTAATGAAAATGGACAACATTGGGTACTTAAAAATGGTGTTAAAGAACTTTTTATAAGTCTTAAAGAAAAAGGATTTATAATCAGTCTTGTTTCTAATTTTGATGAAAGATTAAATCAAGTTTTAAAAAATTTAGAAATTTATGATTTATTAGATTCTAAATTTATTTCTCAAGAAATAGGTTTAGAAAAACCAGATATAGAATTTTTTAAATTACCATTAAAGAAACATAACATAGATGCTAAAGATACTTTTTTTATAGGAGATAGCTATTTTTTAGATTTTATTCCATCTCAAAGTTTAGGAATTTTTCCAATATTGTTAGATGAAAACGATAGATTTCCTTTAATTCAAAAAATTAATAAAATTTCCAATATAATCGAATGCAAAGATATAATATTTGAGAGAATTTCAAAATGA